Within the Aspergillus luchuensis IFO 4308 DNA, chromosome 5, nearly complete sequence genome, the region ACTATTTAATCGCGGAAGGACGGTGATGTTTAGCTCTCAGCTCCCGGGCCTCATCTCTAGGACCTTCGTAATCCTGCTCGGGCTGACGTCTCAGGTGCTCTGCGGGAGTTTTAGCTGCAAGAGGCCGCAAATAGGTTACACACGCGGTCTCGAGCGCTGCTAATGATGTCGTGAACTGGGTATGTAGGAAGTAGATACCATACATGGTTCAACTAACATATTTCAAGTTCCCGATCATATGTTGATGTTCCAGCCTGCAGGAGCGGTGCTTTTTGTGCAATGCTGAATAACTCCCTGTAACTCGCTGGCTAATGGTGGCGCTACAAACTGGCCATACCTATTTTGGATATTTTCTCTCGTAGTAAGTCTGGATTCGAGATATCCATAGCAATCGTGAGCATAGAAACCGTCTTGTTCGATCGAGTTTATGCTGAGGAATTAAATCCCATATGCCCGATGTAGTAAATATATGTTTCGAGCGTCAATAGGAGGAAGACTACTTCAAGCAGTGGGTTTGAACAATTGTCATCGTAGCTCTCAGACCGAACATATACTATAGTAACGTGTTAAGCAAATACATATGAAACTCAGTTTTAATATGATGACGATGGGGTGGGTATATAAAGTACACTACTATGGAGGGAAGGTGAGGAAGATATTTCAAACGATGCGATCGGGAGCCACGTGACAACAGCTTATCTTAGCCTTATAGGGGCAGAAAAAGACGAAGAAAAACAAGTAATCCGATATGGTGTAGTGGCTAACATCGCCGTCTCTCACACGGCAGccgggggttcgattccccctaTCGGAGCTCaacatttcttttttggggTTTTTTTCCCTTCGATCCCCGCTGATGATATGATGCACGCCCTTTCCAActtttcatttcattttcttttgatATCTTACGCAGCAGATTCACAGCTACCAATGCAACAGGATAGCAGTCCCGCGAGACCACAGGGAATCTGCAGCGATAGACTCCATCCTGACTTCTACCAGTACAAGCAGTATAACTCCCGACTACTGTTGCCCcattaagatttttaatattcatAATCGACGATATTAATGTCTATCTGGTGATGAAGCACCATCAACTTGGTCACTTATATCTTTAGGGCCTTCACCATTTCTCCCCCGCCAAAAAACTCGGCCGTAACTCTCAATCTACCTCAACTACTAAGTGTTGATGCTAATCGTGTACGGCGCAACCGTGAACCAAGCATCAGAGCCCGTCTTCGGTTCCGTACCCGCACCCAAAGTCTGCAGATACAAGCTCGACGAGACGCCCTCATTATCAACTAGATAAGTGAAGAACTCCATAAGATCCGCCGAGAAGTCCGTGATAGTCTCGCGGGCCACGAAACTATACACTGTCCAGTCGTTGGGTCCCTCGTAGAGATCCCAGGTGTAGCCACCGATAGTGGGACTGGCGATAGGACCGTCCGAGTTTCCAATGGGCTCGATGCCTCCGTAGGCGGCGAGCCAGATCATGATTTCATACTCGTGGGTGGCCGTTGTGGAGTCCGTGGTGGCCAGGAAGGCATCGTAGGAGACGTCAGCGACGAGGTCATCGCCGGTGTAGCTGAAATCATCATTAGACAGTAGCATAATTGGTGGTAGGGGATATTGGCTCACCTCCACTTCCAGGTAGAAGGAATCGTAGTGATCGTGCTCAGCTGCTTGGCACCGACGTTCAAGACGGCATTGGGATAGCTCTTGACGTAGTCATCACCGCCGGCCCAGGTCCACGACGTCTGCCACGAGATGGAGTTGCCGCTGTCATAGTCGAGGTAGGTACACTCCGAGCCAGAAGTAGCGTAGTCCTCACCCCAGAGATTGTTGTAGAGGATGAAGTCgtcggtggtgatgatgttgttcttGGTGCAGATGGTGCCAATGGGGTCGCGGGCCGCCAGACCCGCTAGCGCAGGAACAGCGCTCGCCAAGCACAGGGGGATAGACAGGTACCGGTGCATGATGATAAAGGTTCAGTGAACTGGTAGAGATTCTGTGTGAGGAATTGTCAACCGGGTCGGTTACCTACCTGGTTTTATTTCCTCGATTTGTTGATTAAGGGGGAACTAGGTTTCGCCCCCAACATGACTGAGTGGGAATTGGATCATTCTCTTCAGCACAATCCTGCTAAAAAGTTCATCTTATGCCGCGTTGCGGTCGCAGTCGAGTGGCTTAGCGGGTGGCCTAGTCTGACAGCAGCCTAGCGGGGCCATATCGGGCATGCTTTACggcgatcgatcgatcctTGTTGGAGAAAGTTGGTGCGTGAAGCTTGCACTGCCCTCGGAGATAGTCTAAGCTGTGAGACTAATGGAGCTTGATAGCGCCCCACTGATTGTGTCCGGGTAAGCCGGGTGTTGAGGTTCAAGCGGTCAGCAGCAAAGTAGCTGGAGCGTAGCAGCTGTGCTTTTGGTATTTAAACGCTAACAGAGCCTATTATCCCTGATAAATGTCTGCACTAAATATTAAGTCAGTTGGTCGTGGTCAAGAGTTGCTGTCAGGAGATGTCACATGAATTCACCTGTTGGTTTAAGAAAGATCAATGGCCCCTCAATGGTGGTCGTCAAGAGAAAACCAAATTCTGCTAAAGTAATATACAAACAAACTGTTGAGTGTGGTTTAGGGTATTGTCCATCCGAGTAAAATGATAATAAATCTCGGGACCCAGATGTTGCAGATATTGCCAAGCATAGTACTATCAGCCCAGATGACGACACAATCCGAGCCAAGCATGAACCAGGTCTTTAAAGGTTAGTACTCAGGGGATAGTCGATATAGTTGCAAGTAAATATCTGGGACAAAATATCCCCACCACGTGGCCAGCCTTGGCACAGCATTAGTTACATGGCTGCATAGTTGCATAGTCGcataactaactagtcagttagttagttacttcaAGAATGATGACGAATCCAGCATGACGCCAGTGCGGAATTGCTCCGGACCCCGCATAGTTGAGCCCTCAGATGATGGCATTGCCAACTGTCCCTTCAGCATTCCTGGTACTCTCCTCttcacccttcttctcccactgAATCCTCAAAGTACCATCAATACTTCCTAATATCAACATCGCCACCACAATGACCATCCATCAAGCGGGTACCGCCGATAGTTGGCACGGCATC harbors:
- a CDS encoding uncharacterized protein (CAZy:GH12;~COG:G;~EggNog:ENOG410PNCX;~InterPro:IPR002594,IPR013319,IPR013320;~PFAM:PF01670;~SECRETED:SignalP(1-19);~antiSMASH:Cluster_5.11;~go_function: GO:0004553 - hydrolase activity, hydrolyzing O-glycosyl compounds [Evidence IEA];~go_function: GO:0008810 - cellulase activity [Evidence IEA];~go_process: GO:0000272 - polysaccharide catabolic process [Evidence IEA]), which codes for MHRYLSIPLCLASAVPALAGLAARDPIGTICTKNNIITTDDFILYNNLWGEDYATSGSECTYLDYDSGNSISWQTSWTWAGGDDYVKSYPNAVLNVGAKQLSTITTIPSTWKWSYTGDDLVADVSYDAFLATTDSTTATHEYEIMIWLAAYGGIEPIGNSDGPIASPTIGGYTWDLYEGPNDWTVYSFVARETITDFSADLMEFFTYLVDNEGVSSSLYLQTLGAGTEPKTGSDAWFTVAPYTISINT